A window of Eucalyptus grandis isolate ANBG69807.140 chromosome 4, ASM1654582v1, whole genome shotgun sequence genomic DNA:
ATAGAATGTAACGCGTGCCACACGTGTTAAGATACTAGTGTGTCACGCGTGTTAAGACAACATATGTTCTTGACACGTACGTAAATCAAATATGATTAAACATGATTTTGTGGATTCTTTGTTTGAGTGTTATTAAGTAAAGGAtacttttgtaattttcaagagaatcataaaaaataataataataataataataagaagaaggaaactgacaatttctctttttaatcaTACATAATGggacaatttattatttatcaaaTCGTTTGTAAAATTATCGAGTTTTCttcaaaatgtaataaaaaacactcgtttgagaaagagagaacaaacaaataacaaaataactaTAGATAAAATAgcaatgaaaattgaaaagtaatcTGAATGGACGCCCGgtggggggggggagagagagagaaataaaaaaaattgtgtaaaACAGcaatcaaaatagaaaagtaataaTATATGGAATCAGGTAAACGTATAATCTATTAAAGTTTGGTTGggaaatgacataaatgatttatgaattttgatcCAATATGTAATGTTGTtcaagaatttttaatttgttcaatgtaaatTCTAAATAGttgataaatgttcaatttaattcgtAATATATATGAAAGTATTTAATGTTGGAAGCACTATTCGAAATCATGTATTTCTTTAAGTGTTTGATTGATTGACTCTATTAATGATTAATCactatttattgaaagaaagTTTAATCCAAAGGTTTAAACTTAATAATGAAGATAGATTGCATCAATATAAAGAGTATTTAAGTTCATTATCAAGCAAcgcaaaataatattttaatatttaattctaaGAAAAATGAAGCGTCTGGAATTTGTGGGATCAACATAACGTTTCGAGATTGAACCACAAAAAGTTATACTGGTTAATTGAAAACCTAAATGGGTTGCATGAGTATGTTGTCGAAATTCACGTCATTTAGCTTTGGAGATCGCAGCTCTCCACGAGGAAGGTGGACATTTGCTAAATTCGTagttcaaattctaaaattaaattgtcTCTACGTCCGTATTTCCgaatttaaaaagagaaaaaaaaaattctaaagttgATTGTCAGCTTGTGGAGGAGGCCTTCTCTTCGATAATGTCAAGTTAGATTGTCCCCGACAGCTCAGTTTTCAATCtttattttatcataaataactTTTTCAGATTCAGAATTGCTGAAAtccaagaacaaaagagagaCCGAGAGAATCCAGTCAAAATTTGGAGACGGACAAAGACCAcgtaaataaaatttcaagtcATCCTAAAGAGAAAAAGTTACGGAGGCCTTTTTATGAGCCGACCATCGCTTGTGCAGGTCCACTGCTTGTAAAATAGTGTTTCGGGCTATATATATGTACTAATACTTACCTTCAAATTACTTTGGAGCAATTACTTTCCACCTAATTGACATTTTGTTGGTGGACGACACACTCAGAATCATAGTGATTTGGCTTTAACCTAATAAtgctaaataataataataatcacgTCACTTGTGAATGGTCGATTGGAGGCGAAGTTGACGGGGATTGCATTAGTGGAAAATTATAAAGGCAAGTATGGATGCAATGCAAGGATGGTTTACATGAGTAACATTGATCTTCACAAGCAGTAAGTTcgttttatcaattgaattttcggcAAGGAACTTGGGTGTTACTTTAATACGGGAAGCCCTTGTTAAGAATAAGGCCATTAGGCCTCTTAGAAATAGGGCAAATGGAAAATGGATGAGGATTACATGTGCTGATATTAACATGAGTTCTATACATCGTGCCTAAGTCCTTATACActagaaagaaaacaaaaaataaaaataaaaattgccaaagGCGAGAACGTGGATTTTCCAATTCTGAAAATCGCCTTTGATTTTCGAAGACAACAAAAGCCATCTCTCCCAAATTCTAGAACCTGTAATTTGGTTTCTTATTTATTATGAATTAAGTAAGATTAGAACCGCCACATATCCTAACACAAAATAGGAGAAAATGCCTATATATGTAtctaagtaattttttttctttaacgaAGGACGTTATGTAAAGAAATAAATCTAGATACTCAAGAATGAAAATACGATAAGAAAATGAATCTCTCCTGCGTCTATCTCTCggatttttcaaatttggatttttcctcTGCCTTTACTTACCAATCCACGAGAATCCCCGTTCAACTCCTTCCTCTCTTGATCTCGCCAGTCCTCCATTCCTTTGAGTTGACCATATCCCCCATCCCCTTTCCTTGTGTCTTTCACTTAAAGTCGCATATCTTTTCCAAGTTAGATGCCCGATGCGGCATGCTACTTTTAAATAAGAACGtccctaatttttaaatgtaGATGAACCCGGTAAAGAAAGAGATTGCAAGACCATGCGGCATTGATATTTTCATTTAGGGTTAAATTGTGATGTCATTGACAGATTCAATCCCTCATGTTCATGAACTGCGAAGAGATCttctttttgatgaaaatttaggtgtcaaacTACGGTGAAAAAAGGGATTCCTAAGATTTGTTTTGCTATTTTCCTATAGTGGAAATTTCAATAATACGTTCAACATATTACATTGGCACAAGTGAACAGAGCTAAACCTTCAGAAGCTACGCAAGGACCTCCGAAATCAGATCAGGGACCTTGGTTCAAGAAGCAAGTTAGCACGAGAACGCGGGGCAAGGGTGGTTCAAGAAATGGAGGCCGGACAACAGGAAGAAGTATTGTacgaaggagaggaagaaggtgTAAGATGATGGGATTGAAGGTATAAAGCAGAGAAAGTGTTGTACCGATGTCAACTATTGTTTCCCCTGTCGATGAAGCATATTTCTGTGAAATGACATGGTTGAACTGAGACCGTTCATGGTCCATCAAGTGTGCGAAGATCAACGAACAATTGTAAACTCCTtaaggagagggggagagagagagtaggggtgagcattggtccaAGGTCAACCCTGAACAGACCCTGGACCAGCCCAACCCTGCCAATCCTAGTCCAATTCCCAGGGAGATTGAGTTAGTCCTTGGTTCTAGAATTTCTGGACCAGTATTGTACGGATCGGTCCTCGATCCTAAGAGTTCCGGTTAGTCTAATCTGGACCAATCTTGACTATatataaaatatcatttataatttttttatatagagaaaaccttataATAAACGACGTCAATAACATTAAATAACTCTTTAGTAaaaagttcaagtaattttatattattttttaataacttaagtttttaatgtcttttatagcgtcaatagtcataatttacgaatgaggaaaatgtttttgtgatgaATCCTCACGGCATCCAAAAATGCACCTTATGACATCATCATCTAGTATTTGTTCTCTTATGTCTTATTTAtcatcttagtcttcaatttgctaaaatcgaaaaaaaaaaaaaaaaaaaacttctctgCTCGACACTCGACACTCGTCTCGCTTGCTTTGGCTCACTCTTGCCACTCGTTGCTCAAGTCGCTTGTTGCTCGATTCCCACTTGGCTTATTACTCCCCGCTTGACATTCGATGTTCATTCTGTTCGACGCTCACctcacttgaccctcaccgcttgcctttcttagctgaccttgctcatcatcgaacccattgggttggtacggtcctcggttgccctttcaaggaatacaaaaaatgaaataaaaaattattaattagtcttgggttgaccttgaaactgGACCAAACTCATTGGTCAGTCCTGTTCTCAATTACTTTTTTAAAgagtataaaaatgaaataaaaaattatcagttggtcCTAGATTAACCTTGAAAACGGACCGAGCCCATTGGTCAgtccggtcctcggtcccaagctcaatagggtcggtcctcagTCCCAACAATTGAGGACTAATACTGTGCGGATTAGTCCTAGGGTTAGGGTGTGGACCGGCTCAACTCggatcatgctcacccctaagagagagtaatataaaaaattatctgtgtagaaaagaaataaacacaaAGAAGTAATAGTACATGGAAAAATTAAGGAGCtacaagagagaaagagagagagagtaatacaaaaattataaaaatcatctATGCATaagagaaatgaaaacaaagaaGTAATAATACAtggaaaaattaagaaagtccGATTCCTTGGCTTCGGTGCATCGCATGGCATAATCACCACCGTCCTTTCTACCCGTTGCACAATGaaaggggtagagagagagagaattcaaaTGGGGCTTGCAACCTATGCAACCTATGTAGCAGCAACATGGACATGCGACACAtaacacgacacgacatgctaacacattatttctaaaaaaaatagagaatttcgacacgatccgacacattatatattaaatatatatatgaaaaaataaataataaaaagagcatagaattaatctatactaaaaatattaattcaacatttgttaatatcattcattgttttaatttaacaaatattgaataagaaattcaaaaattgcaaacacaaaagagtaaatttgaaggaaTATGTCATGTTTTCTTACACTTGTCGGAAATTAGTTAGATTTCTTATAGTCCCAGATAGAGTTCGAGTTCATGATATAGGCTGGCTTGGAGTTCCTCTGCAAAACAAGGTTCGAGAAAATGAAAATCTCGGACAAGAACTCTTGAAGtacgaccaaaagaaaaggaaataactaaattcgCCATGGAAAATGTAAGAGGTAACTCACAAGCTAATGACATagaccaaaagagataactcACAGGCAACGCCTGCAAGAGGTggaaagaagccaaaaaaaaaaaaaaaaatcacaactttaagtCTACAAAAGCGGCGGAGCGACACTAGTGAGAAGAGGAGCGTTCCATCGTTACTCAcgggaatgtcaaaacttataagtgagaaacttgagagtgagaattttattatttcccctttatttttgttattttcattattttttcatatatttatattttgacccctcaagtattgaatttttttataattgacCCCGTGCATATCGGAATCGCGTGCCGGAATTTCGGACTCGTGTGTCGGAGTGTGTCGGGAAGAGTcaaccacgtgtcggatttgcCGACACTCGTTGACTGCATGTTGgaacgtgtcggagcgtgttggACACATGACAGAGTGTCAAACACGACACGAAGGCCTTCGAAAAGTGTCGGTGCTTCTTAGCCTATAACTACATGCTCGTTTGAACAAGCCAGCAATgtcatatataaaatatattgtAAATATCTACCCATGGCTTATGCATATGGGGCCCAGCAACCGTATGCAAGTTTGCTAACTACGTTTTGTCACCTCTTTGGtgccttctttttttgtttttttgtttttttgtttttttttttttttttttcaaatttctcataGACCAATAGCATTTGTTTTTAtggtcttctttcttcttttaaaaattacGACTTCCTACTTCAACCATTTCTCATCCACCCATAGCATTTGATTAGTTTTCATATATCTACTCCATTATTTCTTCACACCGTGCCTCTTTCTTTGTTAAGAACATTGGCACACAAAGAGATCTGTTTAAGCTGAGCAAACTTACTACTATGGCGAGCTCAGATGAAGGAAGGTTGTTGGGAAGCGAGTATCAGGTGTTCCTAAGCTTTAGAGGACCGGACTTCGGCGCTAGATTTACCAACCACCTCTATCATAGCTTGATCGATGCTGGAATTTGTGTCTTCCGAGACAACGAAGAGCTCCGTGTCGGTGAAAGGATCGATGGATCGCTTCGGCAAGCAATCGATAACACCAAGATCTATATACTCATACTCTCTCGGAACTACGCTTCAAGCCAATGGTGCCTTCGTGAGCTTGTGCAGATCGTGGCAAACACCTCCGGCTCGGGAGGCAATAAAGAGATCCTACCTATTTTCCTCGATGTGGAACCTAATGATGTTAAGCTGAAAACTCTGTTGTATGAAGATGCCATACTCAATTTGAAGCATGAGAAGAAGTTGAGCGATGAGGAAGTAAATGAGTGGAGAAAGGCTCTAATGCATGTTGATGCGATCAAGGGGTGGGAAGCGAAGAAGTGTATGGGGTAAGCATATTGCTTTCAAGATGCTTGTCTCCCCAATTTTCGTTATCGCTCGAATCATAGAGGTATAAATTTCAGTACTATTAGGGACTTTCATTATAGTAATACTAAACGAGGAACCTATACTACaattgtcaaaaaaagaaaaatgtgaaattgattAACAAGGTCATCTCATCAAATGGGCGAATAATCATACTAATAGCTACATAGCTAtattaatatttgattatgggcagtggcagaaaaaaaaagaatgggctACTGAAATGTCATGCTCATTGCTATCTGATCATTTAATCTTGCAATACAGAAAACATTTCTCCTCTTGAATACACGGTGTTCAATTTCTATAGTCGTTGCTTGAACATCAATCACAAaatgtcaatttcaaattcataaatatatCTATTTTGCATGAAGTTATTAAAATAGTCCCAAGATTGTTAAAATCTCGTgtttaaatcaaatcaaatttcggGTTTTGACATGGTGCACGCGTTGCAAGTGCATAAGCTGTGTGTTTTGAAGTAATGTTAATGTCCAATATGGACTCTTAGAAGATCATTTCGAGATCTTTAAGGTCCCATTATCTGTCCGAATGTTATGTTTTTTATTCGGTGCTTAAATAAGATAACTTCTAGCTAGGTAAACGCGATTTCGCATTTTCTCCCagtaaaaatgattttccattgTGGCAGCCATGGCGAGCTCATCAAATTGGTAGTTGAGGAGGTCGTGAAAAAGCTGAAGACAAAACATAGATTGGTGACTGAACATTTAGTTGAAGTTAAAGATCAAGTAGCGGCAGTAAGTAAATTGTTAGACATCGACTCCAGCGGTATGCGACTCATTAAAATTCATGATATGGGCGGTATTGGTAAAACGACAATCGCCAAAATTGTCTTCAACCAAGTCTCTTCTCATTTTGGAAAGTGTTGTTGTTTCCTTGAAGATGTCCGAGAGAAGTCATCAAGAACTAATGGCTTAGTTGAGTTGCAAAAAAAGTTACTTTCTGAAATCGGCCATCGTGCAGGAATAATGGCCATTGATGAAATTGCTTATGGAATGGAGAGGCCTGGAGACATACTTTGCAATAAGAAAGTCCTCATTGTACTTGATGATGTTGAGAATAGAGAACAAGTAGAGACATTAgttggagagagaaatttgtatCCAGGATCTAGAATATTGATAACAACTAGAAATAAGGATATTAACACCCCAAAGTATCAAATTTTAGATTATGAAATGGAGGTGATGAACATCGATAGAGCGCTTGAGCTTTTCAGTAGGCATGCATTTGGCAGTGTCTCTTCTCCAAATGATTATAATGATCTTTCAAGGGAAATTGTATTAGCTACCGGGAGACTTCCTTTGACTCTTGAAGTAATTGGCTCATTCCTTTGCCGCAAAAAGATGATAGAACAATGGAAAGAGACATTGGACCAGTTGAGAAAAGGAGATTTCAAGAATGTCTATGAAAAGTTAAAGATCAGTAATGATGCCTTAAGTTTcaagcaaaaacaaattttccttgatattgcatgcttttCATCGGTCGGGATAAGACAGATGCAATTTACATGTGGGAAGATTGTGACTTTTTCCCACACTCTGGAGTTGAGAAACTCATTAGCTTGTCTTTGGTAAAGATTTTGGAGAACAATGTGTTTTGGATGCACGATCAACTCAGAGATCTTGGTAGGACTATTGTTCGCAAGGAAAATCCATTGAATCCCAGAGAGCGTAGTCGAATATGGACTAATAAGGAGGCCCTTGATGCAATACAGACAAGAGAGGTAAAGCAATTCTAGAGGAACTGATAGTTTCTGACAATAATACCTCTTCACAGACTTAGGATGCtctatcttcttcttgtttttattataattattattattattattattattattattattattattattattattattattattattattattattattattattattattatttcctttataatacttttccttttatgaaaTAGAGTACCAATATGACTCATTTCCCGTTCTTGTATGCAGATAAAAAAGAATGTTCAAGCACTATATCTTGATATAGATCCACGAGATTCCCCTAACGTCATTGTTCAAAGTGAAGAGATAGGTAGGTTTGAACATCTAAGGCTCCTCAAGTTAAGTGGAGGAATCTTTGTTGGCAACTTTGAAAATCATCTTACTAAATTGAGATGGTTGTCTTGGAAATTTCCTTCGGGAAAAAATGAATGGACTAATTTGTACCTAAGGAACATGGTCATTCTTGAACTTTCAAGCAACCTTTACTTAGATGACTCGAGATTACAGGACTTAATCCAGGTATGTATTCTAGTCTATTTATTTGAAAGTAATATATGATTGTTCATACATTGAATGTTGCATTAATTTTGACAGATGgcaagaaaattgaaagttctttctcTTGTAAATTGTGCTAAAATAAACGGAACACTGGACTTCTCCGGATGCCCTAATTTAGAGAGGCTCGTTTTCTGCAGTTGTTCCAATTTGCGGAAAATTGATGGCTCTATTGGAAAGTTAAAGTGTCTGATTGACCTGAGGATTTTGTATTGCGAAAGTATGGAATATTTGCCCAAAGAAATTGGTGACCTAGTGAATTTGAAGCATTTCACTATAAAGTATTGCGCAGTGCGTAATTTACCACATTCCATATGGAAGTTGAAATCATTATGTGAGGTGTATTTTACAAAACCCAATGAGGCATTAGGTGCACCATGGGAGTTACCTAGAGATATTGGAGTACTTCAGAATCTGGAAGTGCTTGAAGTGGATGATCCTTATTTAAAAGGTCAAATTCCTTTGGGAATCGGAAGATTGCCCACTCTAAGAATCCTAAAATTATCGGGTACTAATGTTGGTGAAGTTCCAAAGACCATTAGCATGCTTCCTTGCCTACAAAGTTTGAAGTTGAAGCATTGTGATAAGATTCAAAAGTTGCCTGTGCTCCCAATAAGTTTAACCCATCTAGAAGTGTCATCTACATCATTGTGGGTGGTCCCCGATCTCTCAAATTTGACTAATTTGATTGAGTTGGAACTACGTGGAGCAAGAGAAGGCAAACTTTGTACCGGTGAATTGTGGTGGATTGGAAAGTTATCCAAACTAAAAAGACTGAGCTTAAGACTTAACAGTGTCCATGCTCCTGCGGAGCTAGGTTCCCTACCTCAACTTAATGTATTTTATATGTCTAGATTGGACTTGCAAATCTGACCGCAACTTCCCTTGTCTTTGGAAAAGCTGTACCTTGATACTTCCAATTCAACTTTGTCAAACTTGAgaaatttgtcttttttctgCCTTTGCGAGTCGCCAATGCAAGAAATTCAAATTGATGGGTCTCAAGTTCCATATCTAAGGGAGTTGCACGTGGCGCAGTGTGAAGCCCTTGAGAGCATCAGGCTATCAAGCATGAGAAAGCTAAAAGATGTTGAGGTGGGTTGTTGCGGAAAGCTAATTGAGATCCAATTTTCTTGGGCGTCCGAATCACTAGAGCATTTGTCTATTTATGATTGTAGGTCCTTCAAAAGGCTAGTTTGCATGGGGGAAGCGGGGCATGATAACAATGAGACCGCTAATGAGATGATTAGTTGTGAAGGGAGACTAATCATTTCAACGAGAGCCTTAAATCAGCTGCGACGTTTCAAGCTGCGAGATAACAACGAGATATTCGAGATTCACGTTGTTGGTAGCTCGGCATCGTGGGAAGTCTTCAGTGTTTTCAGTTGTCCTTCGCTGCGAAGTCTTCGTGGTTTACCAAACTTAAAGAACCTTCGGTATTTATCATTCTTCGAGTGCAGTGGCCTACAGGTTGTCGAGGGCCTCGACCAGCTAGAGTGTTTGAAGGAGTTAACGGTTTGGGATTGCGAATCTTTGGAAAGGTTGATTGACCTGTCAACCACCAAATTGCCAGATGATTGCCACTTACACATCGACCATTGCAAAAAATTATGTGGGTTTGAGAAACGATTTGTGGGCCCCTTCCAGTCTTACAAGCGTGATAAGGTGAGTCTagaccattctctctctcttttatctttGGTCTTGACGCGGCCATGCCCAAACATGAATTCAACCTTTCAAGCAGATTTATAATAATTATGCGAAAtcgaaaaacaaaataaatgagatcTGGTCTCATTTATTTTAAACCCATTCAACACAGGTTTGTTTTGTTCTGCGCTCGTGttttttctcctcccttttttttttcttttcctgttttccATTTTCCGTTTTCTCTCCTATTTTGTATATTAGAAATTTCTATATTTGCACAAATCTATGGGACAAGGTCAGTTTTTATCACAAAtgattgaaaaaatttcaatgtctagggaaaaaaaaagaatagctCGGAGTTTCTTATTAAATGCTCTTATCATTATATATAGAGTGGACTATTTAGTTTAGCGCAGGTTTTACAAAGTATACTCCACTTTATTGTCCATTTCTTACTTAATACTATTCATTATGAAA
This region includes:
- the LOC108959216 gene encoding disease resistance protein RML1A-like; amino-acid sequence: MASSDEGRLLGSEYQVFLSFRGPDFGARFTNHLYHSLIDAGICVFRDNEELRVGERIDGSLRQAIDNTKIYILILSRNYASSQWCLRELVQIVANTSGSGGNKEILPIFLDVEPNDVKLKTLLYEDAILNLKHEKKLSDEEVNEWRKALMHVDAIKGWEAKKCMGHGELIKLVVEEVVKKLKTKHRLVTEHLVEVKDQVAAVSKLLDIDSSDVREKSSRTNGLVELQKKLLSEIGHRAGIMAIDEIAYGMERPGDILCNKKVLIVLDDVENREQVETLVGERNLYPGSRILITTRNKDINTPKYQILDYEMEVMNIDRALELFSRHAFGSVSSPNDYNDLSREIVLATGRLPLTLEILENNVFWMHDQLRDLGRTIVRKENPLNPRERSRIWTNKEALDAIQTREIKKNVQALYLDIDPRDSPNVIVQSEEIEIQIDGSQVPYLRELHVAQCEALESIRLSSMRKLKDVEVGCCGKLIEIQFSWASESLEHLSIYDCRSFKRLVCMGEAGHDNNETANEMISCEGRLIISTRALNQLRRFKLRDNNEIFEIHVVGSSASWEVFSVFSCPSLRSLRGLPNLKNLRYLSFFECSGLQVVEGLDQLECLKELTVWDCESLERLIDLSTTKLPDDCHLHIDHCKKLCGFEKRFVGPFQSYKRDKVVLVLSNLTSLVQFDLSNGSSWREGSKIRQLVGWTGRLSRLNELSLNLLNVPAPTK